A stretch of Clostridium formicaceticum DNA encodes these proteins:
- a CDS encoding Arm DNA-binding domain-containing protein — MRGTVTKKGNKWYIAVDVGHDEKGKRKQRWFSGFKTKKEAQAKLSEVLQQLNTGTYVDCDNITLEEYLNKWLKDYAEHKVRHNTFRGYKETIHNHIVPLLGKHKLQKLKPTEIQSLYSIKLRK, encoded by the coding sequence CAAAGAAGGGAAATAAATGGTACATTGCCGTAGATGTAGGGCATGATGAAAAAGGGAAACGAAAGCAAAGATGGTTTTCCGGCTTTAAAACTAAAAAAGAAGCCCAGGCCAAGTTGTCTGAGGTGCTGCAGCAGTTAAATACCGGGACCTATGTAGACTGTGATAACATTACCCTAGAGGAATATCTCAACAAATGGCTAAAGGATTACGCAGAGCATAAGGTACGGCATAATACTTTTAGGGGCTATAAGGAGACGATTCACAATCACATTGTCCCCCTACTGGGTAAACATAAGCTTCAGAAACTAAAACCCACAGAAATTCAGTCCCTCTACTCAATTAAACTTAGAAAGTGA